In Bdellovibrionota bacterium, one genomic interval encodes:
- a CDS encoding tetratricopeptide repeat protein, with the protein MNYRFLVVIGASLFMFGCLGSTSPPPSTPAAEEKIKEGKVDEAASQVPAAEFATPSQVSARSAGDFRQTVDRSLRSIEQNPRNFDAYMDLGKAYRQLNQNKEAERAFENASLVKPNAVEPMLELAETHSLLGHHLKAVAVYQDLLKHEPKNAGLKNSLSIAYRKNKDFRSAEDLVREILNTDKTNIYAINNLGLIYYDSKRYQLAELTFQKGKKINPKTAETYNNLGLTYLAMDMPRNAINEFRRATELNPSLVSARMNLANIYLKAGNYPKAIQLYEEVLRTDPLNIPANQNLGVAYLTTGEVAKARQAFSTNAGTDPNNGAALFNLGLLYQNNLQDPETALKYFQRFVAVERLNLAKDHEVFGYIKQLQSMPKRPKVVPTPQPTPAAAVQKAPERKAQP; encoded by the coding sequence ATGAACTACCGATTTCTCGTCGTCATAGGTGCTTCTCTTTTTATGTTCGGATGCCTCGGTTCAACGAGCCCTCCACCCTCCACCCCCGCCGCCGAAGAGAAGATTAAAGAAGGAAAAGTCGACGAGGCGGCTTCACAGGTTCCGGCCGCGGAATTCGCCACCCCTTCTCAGGTTTCGGCGCGTTCCGCCGGTGATTTCCGCCAAACCGTCGATCGGAGCCTCCGTTCCATCGAACAAAATCCGCGAAATTTCGATGCCTATATGGATTTGGGGAAAGCTTACCGCCAACTCAACCAAAACAAAGAAGCCGAACGGGCGTTTGAAAATGCGTCTCTCGTTAAACCGAACGCCGTGGAACCGATGCTCGAGTTAGCCGAGACTCACTCTCTCCTGGGCCATCATTTGAAAGCCGTTGCGGTCTATCAAGACCTTCTGAAGCACGAGCCCAAAAACGCCGGTTTAAAGAACAGCCTTTCCATTGCTTACCGGAAAAACAAGGACTTCCGCTCGGCCGAGGATCTCGTCCGTGAAATTCTCAACACCGACAAGACCAACATTTACGCGATCAACAATCTGGGCCTGATTTATTACGACTCCAAACGCTACCAGTTGGCGGAGTTGACGTTCCAGAAGGGAAAGAAGATCAATCCGAAAACGGCCGAAACGTATAACAATCTCGGACTGACCTATCTCGCGATGGATATGCCGAGAAATGCCATCAATGAATTCCGACGAGCCACCGAACTCAATCCCTCTTTGGTGTCCGCTCGGATGAATTTGGCCAATATCTATCTCAAAGCGGGCAATTACCCCAAAGCGATTCAGCTTTACGAAGAGGTCCTTCGAACCGACCCCCTCAACATTCCCGCAAATCAAAATCTTGGCGTGGCCTACCTCACGACAGGTGAAGTGGCGAAGGCACGGCAAGCTTTCTCCACCAATGCGGGGACCGATCCGAATAACGGCGCTGCGCTCTTTAACCTCGGACTTCTTTATCAGAACAACCTTCAGGATCCGGAAACAGCGCTGAAATATTTCCAGCGGTTCGTCGCCGTGGAGCGGCTCAACCTGGCGAAGGATCACGAGGTGTTTGGATATATTAAACAGCTTCAGTCGATGCCCAAGCGGCCTAAAGTGGTTCCCACGCCGCAACCGACTCCGGCGGCGGCAGTGCAAAAGGCTCCAGAAAGGAAAGCTCAGCCATGA
- a CDS encoding tetratricopeptide repeat protein, giving the protein MLTIPSVWAAEPAPESVESVTLEADKKEAAAAKPAAESRRGALRTGAFEAFSLPDYKVDQAFRLKIREEIAILTRIVKQTKNPNARADRLFRIAELYWLEERSKYLRDMDSYVKAYDAFAAGKRKTKPVEPKFSGQRSFKIYENIIGSAPKYERMDEVLFLAGYHATEVNNKKAFEYFQRLVTQYPNSRFRLDAYMEIGEHYFLERQFDRAIETYSIVLKVPSKLYNFALYKLSWCYYNQAKVRPAMTIMQKVVASSKGVPREIELREEALRDLVLFYSDLGLVEEAQQYFVSIGEPDYGLKVLEKLSNIYFEQARYDKAIVTLKMLLAAGPFAENAPRHHSKLIDSYEKSNDLRRAMGEMENFIATYDKSAAWYTRNTDEEMRDYSVVRSEVYARFIPKKYHEQAQRAERTEPEAAAKNYAAAVVYYQKYLERFGGHKNAYVMRFVYAQLLFKKKDFLAASQQFEIVAKDPKGKYQKEAIVGQIDSLTRLEEIHFKDLEAKGIKQKNKYDPIPLSPYAERLVSADEAYVKHFPKDDRIPDTLLHRSQLLYNYNQFDKAQKGFLAIVQQFPTSAPSMSARHLILDIYNIRKDWENLEKWAATFLTHKEFATAENRALLLKLIQGSIFQRAKQLEDKKQYTAAADTYLRLANKYPESEYADKALFNAAVAYINGDESEKAMATAQRFLAKYPDSPMVPKMMLALASYFDDKLDYEHAANYYELLADKDPKSNYSADALFNAGLYREHLRQLDRAVKDYDLYLQRYPNAKDAGDIYFSLGLIYELRKAWPQTIEVFQNYPRKYGLKKDRIVEAYYRAGQAQEKLRQHEPARRSYQTAVALFRKYNQNPSLGPNVGAKYAAKAQLELIQEMLDEYNEIRLRMPQKVLANAMERKALLLKNLKNKYLEVINYGDAEMGVTALYQIGSIYQNFSKALFNAPVPKELNPEQVQLYQQELANRAAPIEEKAVEAYEKAIAKAYELDVYNDWTDKAYERLTEFKPDKYPPRRGKTYFEASTSEPMAPYKPMLEAAAR; this is encoded by the coding sequence ATGCTGACGATTCCGTCGGTGTGGGCGGCCGAACCCGCCCCGGAATCGGTTGAGTCGGTCACGTTGGAAGCGGATAAGAAAGAAGCTGCGGCCGCCAAACCTGCGGCCGAATCCCGGCGAGGCGCCCTTCGCACCGGAGCGTTCGAAGCCTTTTCACTTCCCGACTACAAGGTTGACCAAGCCTTTCGTCTAAAAATCCGGGAAGAGATCGCGATTCTGACACGCATCGTCAAACAGACCAAAAACCCGAATGCCCGCGCCGACCGTCTCTTTCGAATCGCCGAACTCTATTGGTTGGAAGAGCGGTCGAAATACCTTCGCGACATGGACTCCTACGTGAAAGCATACGACGCCTTCGCGGCCGGAAAGCGAAAAACCAAGCCGGTGGAGCCGAAATTTTCAGGCCAGCGCTCTTTCAAAATTTACGAGAACATCATCGGCTCCGCGCCGAAATACGAACGGATGGATGAAGTGCTCTTCTTGGCCGGTTACCACGCCACCGAAGTGAACAACAAGAAAGCCTTCGAATATTTCCAGCGCCTCGTGACCCAATACCCGAACAGTCGCTTCCGTCTCGATGCGTACATGGAGATCGGCGAGCACTATTTCTTGGAACGACAGTTCGATAGAGCGATCGAAACCTATTCCATCGTTCTCAAAGTACCGAGCAAACTCTACAACTTCGCTCTCTATAAACTTTCCTGGTGCTATTACAACCAGGCCAAGGTTCGGCCGGCGATGACGATCATGCAAAAAGTCGTCGCTTCGTCCAAGGGAGTCCCTCGCGAAATCGAGCTTCGAGAGGAAGCCCTGCGCGATTTGGTTCTTTTTTATTCCGATCTCGGCCTGGTGGAAGAAGCTCAACAATATTTTGTGTCGATCGGCGAACCGGACTACGGCCTAAAAGTTCTTGAAAAACTTTCCAACATTTACTTCGAGCAGGCCCGGTACGACAAAGCCATCGTTACGTTGAAAATGCTTTTGGCGGCCGGCCCGTTCGCGGAGAACGCTCCTCGGCATCATTCGAAACTGATCGACTCGTATGAAAAGAGCAACGACCTGCGCCGGGCGATGGGCGAGATGGAAAATTTTATCGCCACGTATGACAAGAGTGCGGCCTGGTACACCCGTAATACGGATGAGGAAATGCGCGATTACTCCGTGGTTCGATCCGAGGTTTATGCGCGGTTCATCCCCAAGAAATATCACGAGCAGGCGCAGCGCGCGGAGAGGACCGAACCGGAAGCGGCGGCCAAAAACTACGCCGCGGCCGTGGTGTATTACCAGAAATATTTGGAACGATTCGGGGGCCATAAAAACGCCTACGTCATGCGCTTCGTGTACGCGCAATTGCTGTTCAAGAAGAAAGATTTCCTGGCGGCTTCTCAACAGTTCGAGATCGTGGCCAAGGACCCCAAGGGGAAGTACCAAAAAGAGGCCATCGTGGGACAGATTGACTCCCTGACCCGACTGGAAGAAATTCATTTCAAGGATCTCGAAGCGAAAGGGATCAAACAAAAAAACAAGTACGATCCGATCCCGCTCTCCCCTTACGCCGAACGTCTTGTGTCTGCGGATGAGGCGTACGTTAAGCACTTTCCCAAGGACGATCGGATCCCGGACACGCTCCTTCATCGATCCCAACTCCTTTATAACTACAATCAATTCGACAAGGCCCAAAAAGGCTTCTTAGCGATTGTGCAGCAGTTTCCCACCAGCGCCCCATCCATGAGCGCGCGCCATTTAATTTTGGACATCTACAACATCCGAAAGGATTGGGAGAACCTGGAAAAGTGGGCCGCTACGTTCTTAACCCACAAGGAGTTCGCCACGGCTGAAAACCGCGCCCTTCTTCTCAAATTGATTCAGGGATCGATTTTTCAGCGCGCCAAACAACTGGAGGACAAGAAACAGTACACCGCGGCGGCCGACACGTATCTTCGTCTGGCGAACAAATATCCGGAATCGGAGTACGCCGACAAGGCGCTCTTCAACGCCGCCGTAGCCTATATCAACGGCGATGAATCCGAAAAGGCGATGGCGACCGCGCAACGATTTCTCGCAAAATATCCCGATTCTCCGATGGTTCCGAAAATGATGCTCGCGCTGGCCAGCTATTTCGACGATAAACTGGATTACGAACATGCCGCGAATTATTACGAGCTGCTGGCGGACAAGGACCCCAAGTCCAACTACTCGGCCGACGCGCTCTTTAACGCAGGCCTCTACCGTGAGCATTTGCGCCAGTTGGATCGCGCAGTGAAGGATTACGATCTCTATCTTCAGCGATATCCAAACGCCAAAGACGCCGGCGATATTTATTTCTCCCTCGGCCTGATCTACGAGCTCCGAAAAGCCTGGCCGCAAACGATCGAAGTATTTCAGAATTACCCGCGGAAATACGGCCTTAAGAAGGACCGCATCGTAGAGGCTTACTATCGAGCCGGGCAGGCCCAAGAAAAATTGAGACAACATGAGCCCGCCCGCCGTTCGTATCAGACCGCCGTGGCGCTCTTTAGGAAATACAATCAGAACCCCAGCCTCGGCCCGAACGTCGGCGCCAAGTACGCGGCTAAAGCCCAGCTGGAACTGATTCAGGAGATGCTGGACGAATACAACGAGATCCGACTGCGGATGCCCCAAAAGGTCCTGGCGAACGCGATGGAACGGAAAGCGTTGCTCTTGAAGAATCTAAAGAACAAATATCTCGAGGTGATCAATTACGGCGACGCGGAGATGGGCGTCACCGCGCTGTATCAGATTGGTTCGATCTACCAGAACTTCAGTAAAGCTCTGTTTAACGCGCCGGTGCCGAAAGAACTCAATCCGGAACAGGTGCAGCTTTATCAACAAGAGCTGGCCAATCGGGCAGCCCCCATCGAGGAGAAGGCCGTGGAGGCCTATGAAAAAGCCATCGCCAAGGCATACGAGCTGGACGTATACAACGATTGGACCGACAAAGCGTACGAGCGATTAACCGAATTCAAGCCGGACAAGTATCCTCCGCGGCGCGGAAAGACTTACTTTGAGGCCAGCACGAGCGAACCGATGGCACCGTATAAACCGATGCTGGAGGCGGCCGCGCGATGA
- a CDS encoding tetratricopeptide repeat protein — translation MKRNPGFLSFGLTLVLLGACSGGKVHDFNTQLDGRIQKELDKRQGLVKGNPAYLSLVSELSAGRELLQSGKAKEAFLTFDKILQEARYSNYPEYSYAKYYLAASLYEMGVDYGALLYFADIVQKEPLKTQTHESLRRAISIARRLKDDELVLYLASSITPDKVPLSLREEFRFYIGKDLYKKQNYPKAIELFTGISHRNQMYLAAQYLLGTVAVQEKDFKRAITHFRNISDARSPVTYYEDLKIRQLANLALGRILYEQQNYPLSIVYYKKVKKDGDFYPESLYESSWALFKLNKFNEALSVLHTLNSPYFEQVYFLKSMLLKGAIYIELCWYERAVDELSTVESKFGGLRGQIDRFAQQARSPQEYYPLLSSKIVSEDGSEDYAYKEIFNLAAANRDFLAVHRYIGRLTQERKTLAETKSPRANLLAKLIQQKESDLILQASWMAGKKMLLTRRLILDFNNAKDIVRYEIISAERKILQSRARGLAPAVISGQDLIKPEFTESLKETLIWWDYTGEYWEDELGAYLYDLKNRCKKAEKTQ, via the coding sequence TTCGGCTTGACGCTCGTCCTTCTTGGCGCCTGCTCGGGAGGCAAGGTTCATGATTTCAATACGCAGCTGGACGGACGCATACAAAAGGAGCTCGACAAGCGACAAGGCCTGGTCAAGGGAAATCCGGCTTATCTAAGTCTCGTTTCGGAACTGAGCGCGGGACGTGAGCTGCTCCAGAGCGGCAAAGCCAAAGAAGCCTTTTTGACGTTCGACAAAATTCTTCAGGAAGCTCGATATTCCAATTATCCGGAATACTCGTACGCCAAATATTATCTCGCCGCCTCGCTGTACGAGATGGGCGTCGACTATGGCGCGCTGCTGTATTTCGCCGACATTGTCCAAAAAGAGCCGCTGAAGACGCAAACACACGAGTCGCTCCGGCGGGCCATCTCCATCGCCCGGCGATTAAAGGACGACGAATTGGTTCTCTACCTTGCGTCGTCGATTACACCCGACAAGGTTCCCCTCTCGCTTCGAGAGGAGTTTCGCTTTTACATCGGCAAGGATCTTTACAAGAAACAGAATTATCCCAAGGCGATCGAACTGTTTACAGGCATCTCCCACCGGAACCAGATGTATCTGGCCGCGCAATACTTACTGGGAACCGTCGCCGTGCAAGAGAAAGATTTCAAGCGAGCCATAACGCATTTTCGAAACATTTCAGACGCCCGGTCGCCCGTTACCTATTACGAGGACCTCAAAATCCGTCAGCTGGCCAACCTGGCTCTGGGTCGCATTTTGTATGAGCAGCAGAATTATCCTCTATCGATCGTCTATTATAAGAAGGTGAAGAAAGACGGGGACTTTTACCCGGAGAGTCTTTACGAATCGAGCTGGGCGCTCTTTAAGCTGAACAAATTCAACGAAGCGCTGTCGGTTCTGCATACTCTCAACAGCCCTTATTTTGAGCAGGTCTACTTCCTCAAATCGATGTTGTTGAAGGGAGCTATATACATCGAGCTCTGTTGGTACGAACGGGCGGTCGACGAGCTTTCCACGGTGGAATCGAAATTCGGAGGCCTTCGCGGCCAAATCGATCGGTTCGCTCAACAGGCTCGTTCCCCCCAAGAATACTATCCTCTGCTTTCAAGCAAGATCGTTAGCGAGGACGGGAGCGAAGATTACGCTTATAAGGAGATATTCAATCTCGCGGCCGCCAATCGCGACTTCTTAGCCGTGCATCGCTACATCGGACGGCTGACTCAGGAGCGAAAGACTCTCGCGGAAACCAAGAGCCCCCGGGCGAATCTCCTGGCGAAGCTGATTCAGCAAAAAGAATCCGATCTCATCTTGCAAGCGAGCTGGATGGCCGGAAAGAAGATGCTGCTCACACGGCGATTGATCCTGGACTTCAACAACGCCAAGGACATCGTTCGATATGAGATCATCAGCGCCGAGCGAAAAATTCTACAGAGCCGAGCCCGCGGACTCGCGCCTGCGGTCATCTCGGGGCAAGATCTCATCAAACCGGAATTCACGGAGAGTCTGAAGGAAACGCTCATTTGGTGGGACTACACCGGGGAGTATTGGGAAGATGAATTGGGCGCTTATTTGTACGACTTGAAGAATCGCTGCAAGAAAGCGGAGAAGACTCAATGA